The genomic DNA tctgcagcactccaccaatcaggcctttatggtggagtggccagacggaaagccactcctcagtaaaaggcacatgacagcccgcttggattttgccaaaatgcacttagactctcagaccatgaaaaaacaattatctggtctgatgaaaccaagattgaactctttggcctgaatgccaagcgtcaggtctggaggaatcctggcacgatccctacagtgaagcatggtggtggcagcatcatgctgtggggatgttttccagtggcagggactgggagactagtcaggattgaggaagagattaacggagcaaagtacagagatccttgatgaaaacctgctccagggtgcTCAGGACTTCAGTCTGggttgaccttccaacaggacaatgaccctaagcacacagacaacgcaggagtggctttgggacaagtctctgaatatccttgagtggcccagccagagcctggacttgaacccgatcgaacagccctgaagagacctgaaaatagctgtgcagcaacgctccccatccaacctgacagagcttgagagaatcagcagtgaagaatgggagaaacatgtcaaacttgTAGCTTCGTGCCaaggaagactcgaggctgtaattgctgccaaaactgctatttcagtttattttgaatacatttgcaaacatttctaaacctgtttttactttgccattatggggtattgagggGAAATAAACTTTTGAATCAATATTAGAATAAGGGTCTGTTCTCCGTTTCAGCTGTGGACTTCTTCAATCAGATCAACATGCTCTACGGCACCATTACTGAGTTCTGCACTGAGACCAGCTGTTCTGTGATGTCTGCAGGGCCCAGGTAAGATGGGCAGGGAGACAGACTATTCAAATGGAAAAGGAAATTCCCCACACCTTTTTGCTGTGGATGAATTTGACCAACTTTTGGCTTAAGAAccttcatcagatggacacattCCATGTTCCCTAATTTTAATTTGTAGTATTCTCTGAAATGACCTGAATAGTGATAATGCTGTTCCACTTAAACAACATTAAACTACATTGCAGATATAACAGACAATCATATCAGTCAAAATATAAAATTCCCAGTTCATGCTACAAAATCtactttataagaggttttaaaaattaAGTTCTATGACTCAATGACAgagtaaggcattgttggcagaatagatggatgcagttcaatgcatggaTTCATTTAATAAACCAATGCATGTTTGTAGTCCAACATATTGCTaccaggttgtaaatcacagctggcctggtacatcgTTTGCTTCCTCCAGCCATTCGGGATGCCCTGTTTCAGTTTCTATGACTTTATTTTGGACAAAAGCGGAcgaatgtaactaaggctgggaatacCAACACGATCAAACTTCCAAGggaaatgatcacaagtcagtcataatgtggctaataggctagcttATCTATTTAGGTAGCTAGTCATGATGTAACCACAGATTGTCGCTGTAACTTTTGTCTTACATTTAATACAGTTAGCTAAATAGGACTAACGTTACCCAGCTAGCTAGATGAGCTAACGTATTTAGCCTAACGTTAGATACTTTTTTACATATCGTGTAGCTaactatgtggacaccctttcaaatgtgTAGATTTGGCTatgtcagccacaccctttgctgacaggtgtataaaatcaaggacacagccatgcaatctccatagacaacatTGGCAGTCGCTTGGCCTTACTGAAgcgctcaatgactttcaacgtggcaagcctaagatcagcatgcgttggctggagtggtgtaaagcttgacaccattggtctctggagcagtggaaacgcgctcTGTGTAGTGATGAGTcatgctttaccatctggcagtccgacggacaaatctgggtttggcggatgccaggagaacactacatgccccaatgcatagtgccaactgtaaagtttggtggaggaggaataatggtttttcatggttcgggctaggccccttagttacagtgacgggaaatcttaacgctacagtatacaattacattttacatgattctgtgcttccaacttttgtggcaacagtttggggaaggcctttacCATTTCAGCAATGCACCCGTGCACAAagggaggtccatacagaaatggtttgccgataggtgtggaagaatttgtctggtctgcacagagccctgacctcaaccccatcgaacacctttgggatgaattggaacaccgactgcgagccaggcctaattgcccaacatcagtgcctgacctcactaatgctgatTGGAAGCAAGTCACcccagcaatgttctaacatctagtggaaagccatcTCACTAGAGTgtaggctattatagcagcaaaagggggaccgactccatattaatgcccatgattttggaataagatgttcgacaagcaggtgtccgcATACTTTTGTTCATGTTGTGTAGCCGCTGGTTAGGATGATGACATTGGGTGAGTGGCCAACTTTGTCCCCTATATTGTTTTTCTGTGGCAGGCAAGACATGGTGTCATTTATTTAGCGAGCAAGAAATGTGAAtcactttgctagctagctaggctgaACTTGAACGACTGTCATCCACAGTTTAGCATAGCtcttagttgtcaatcaaatgtatttagcaTTGTCAAATGGGCGGACAGGCAAGTTCCCCTTCAGTCGTCAAAACGTGgcttgggacaagcatgcattggcggGCAAGCAGGCTACTATTCCCCATCATTTAGCAGTGCAATTTTGACTGCCAACTACGAGCTGAATAAGTTTGAGGGTTTATCTACCGTTTCCTCGTTTAGATTTTAGATTATATCGGTCTTGCTAACATTAGTTGATATTGTTGATGTATAggaaactgagggagagagagcctagcTTTTCATGGtggtttgatcaataggactgtaaagtttCCAAATGTAAGAcctatttgcagaaatccattcaggtgtagtTTGGCTTTTTGgccattaaaaaataaataataatctaaaGTTGCActgttgctactgcctgtaaacacacaatcCAGttaaaagtgaatgatggcaggcccatgtGGTAAATGGCTTATTTGCATGTAGCCCTATTGTaactctgattggctatggcgcaccggtctgtgtagactcCTGTCCTGGGCAAGACGGATGTTTTATTTGCTGCAGTGtttattaattgtccaaacgcatAGCCACATTCCCACTATATTACTATAGAACACAAATACCTTACTCAAcgtcattcccaaacattctatgacTGTGTGAAAATGACCATATTTAAGTGCTTGCTTGTCAGAATGTAAAAAGTGtaatattcttcctgggggtcTATATTATCATAATAcaatttcatgttgctaaaacgctgtcagttccacttaaACATGAATATGTTAGTTATTCACATGCCACTGCTATGGTCGGCTCAGGCCTGActtcccctccacacacacacacacacacacacaaatgttacATTTTGATACCTAATTTTAAACTTTTGTTCCTTGCATTAGTTTCACTTCATGTTTTTACAGTGTTAATGCAGTACATAACATACTTTCTGGAGTTTTCTGAGTCCATATTCACAAATCGTCTCACAGGAGTGCTGACCTGAttatataatcttattcattatgatttaaagGGGAAAATGAAGCCTAGTTCATCAGTCCTTCTTTGAGACACTTTGTTAATTGATTCTTGTCAGCTAAAAAAatgacaaataataatataatattttaCTGCGTTACACTTTGAAAAAAAAATTCTGTAGGtcctagtctatggatttcacatcactgggaatacagatgtgcatcttAGTCACAAATaactttaaacatttttttttttaaaaaggtagaggtgtggatcagaaaaccagtcagtatctggtgtgactgcCTTTTGCCTTATACAACCACCATTTGCCTTATGCAGcttctccttcacatagagtgtggaatgttgtcccactcctcttcaatggctgtgcgaagttgctggatattccCTGgacctggaacacgctgttgtacacgtagatccagagcatcccaaacatgctcaatgggtgacatgtctgagtatgcaggctatggaagaactgggttattttcagctttcaggaattgtgtacagagaTTTTTGCAACAtgtggctgtgcattatcatgctgaaacatgagaggATGGTGGCGgatctcaggatctcgtcatggtatctctgtgcattcaattctctgttaacagctctggtgggcattcctgcagtcagcatgccaattgcacactccctcaacttgagacatcaggGGCATTGTGTTGTCTGACAACCAAATTTTAGCatggcctttaattgtccccagcacaagatgcacctgtgtaatgatgatgctgtttaatcagcttcttgatatgccacatttttcaggtggatggattatcttggaaaacgtgaaatgctcactaacagtgatgtTAAAAAGAAATtgtacacaacatttgagagaaataagctttttgtgcgtattaaCATTTTCTAggttattttatttcagctcgtgaaacactttacatgttgcattttatatatTTTCTGTGTAGTTTTGGTACTTCCTCAGAGTTCCTTCTTCTTGCTCTATTTTCGGTTTCAAGGTCAATCAAATGTAATTGTTTAAATTTGActaattcaatcaaatgtatttataaagcctttcttacatcagcttatgtcacaaagtgctgtacagaaacccagcctaaatccccaaacagcaagcaatgcaggtgtagaagcacggtggctaggaaaaactccctagaaaggcaggaacctaggaagacatctagagaggaaccaggctatgaggggtggccagtcctcttctggctgtgctgggtggagattataacagtacatggccaagattttaaaatgttcatagatgaccagggTCAAagaataatcacagtggttgtcgagggtcagcacctcaggagtaaatgtcagttggcttttcatagtcgatcattcagagtctctaccgctcctgctgtctctagagagttgactGGGAAAGGTAGCACTTCCGGTGaataggtcagggttccatagccgcaggcagaacagttgaaactggagcagcagcacggccaggtggatttGGGACAGTAAGGAgttatcaggccaggtagtcctaaggcatggtcctagggctcaggtcctttgagaaaaaaaagagagcatacttaaattcacacaggacaccggataagacgggagaaatactccagatataacagactgacccgaGCCCCCCGAcacactactgcagcataaatactggaggctgagacaggaggggtcgggagacactgtggccccgtccgacgatacccccggacagggccaaccaggcaggatataaccccaaccactttgccaaagcacagcccccacaccactagagggatatcatcaaccaccaacttaaccatcctgagacgaggccgaatatagcccacaaagatctccgccacggcacaacccaaggggggtgccAATACtatgtttgtcttcaggaaggcagtgagttgccaCGCAACAGCTTGTCAATGTTTTtgggagaggaatgggagatttgatatTGGCCAatagtttttaatattttctgggtcaaggtttggcttttgcAAGAGGCTTTATTGCTGCCacgtttggtacacatccggtggatagggtgccgttttttattattttcaacaTAGGCGGGCCAAGCAccggaagcagctctttcagtagtttagttagaATAGGGTCCAGGATgtagcttgaaggtttagaggccatgattattttcatcattgtgtcaagagatatagtactaaaacacttgagtgtctcctttgatcctaggtcctggcagagttgtgcagactcaggacaactgagcttttggaggaatatgcaatttaaagaggagtccgtaatttgctttctaatgatcatgatcttttcctcaaggaagttcatgaatttatcactgctgaagtgaaagccatcctctcttggggaatgctgctttttagttagctttgtgacagtatcaaaaatacatttaggattgttcttattttcctcaattaagttggaaaaataggatgatcgagcagcagtgagggctcttcgatactgcacggtactgtctttccaagctagtcggaagacttccagtttggtgtagtgccatttccgttccaattttttGGAATCTTGCTTCAGAGCTTggatattttctgtataccagggagctagtttgttatgacaaatgttttttatttttaggggtgcgactgcgtctagggtattacgcaaggttaaattgagttcctcagttaggtggttaacttcttgcggctgaaatcccgttaacaggatcgatttgacaacagccagtgaaagtgcagggcgccaaattcaaacagaaatctcattaaaattcctcaaacatacaagtattatacaccattttaaagaaacGTGttatcccaccacagtgtccgatttcaaaaaggctttatgacgaaagcataccatgcgattatgttaggtcagtgccTAGACACAAAaatacacagccatttttccagccaaagagaggagtcacaaaaagcagaaatagaaagttaatcactaacctttgatcttcatcagattgcactcataggacttcatgttacacaatacatgtatgttttgttcgataaagaaaatgtcagtttacattggctcgttatgttcagtaatgttttgcttccaaaacacccggtgattttgcagagagccacatatatttacagaaatactcatcataaatgttgatgaaaattgtTATGTTATGCGTGGAATTAAAggtatacttctccttaatgcaaccgctgtgtcagatttcaaaaaagctttacagcgaaagcacaccaaggaataatctgagtacagcgcttaGCCACCAAAAcaaccatgttgtggagtcaacagaagtcagaaatagcaatataaatattcacttaccttagATTTTCATCGGAATGcattcccaggaatcccagttccacaataaatgtttgttttgttcgataatgtccatttatgtccaaatacctcctttttgttcgcgtttagttcacaaatccaaattcacaaggCGCAGGCACTTAGCCCAGACAACGTCAAAACAGTTcaattacagtttgtagaaacatgtcaaatgatgtatagaatcaatctttaggatgtttttatcatagatcttcaataatattccaaccggacaattcctttgtctttagaaatgaaagggaacgCAGCTCGCTCTCACGGCCGCGTGCGTgacttagctcatggcattctgccagaccccttagtcaaacagctcttattcgctcccccttcacagtagaagcctgaaacaaggttctaaagactgttgacatctagtggaacccttAAGAAATGCAGTCGGACCAAATTTAAACTATCTTGGATAGACATTTACTTGAAAagctacaaacctcagatttcccacttcctggttggatttttttctcaggtttttgcctcccatatagttatgttatactcagacatcattcacatagttttagaaacttcagtgttttctatccaaatctactaataatatgcatatcttagcttctgggcctgagtagcagaccgtttactctgggcaccttattcatccaagctactcaatactgccccccagcccaaagaggttaacctgttgcgacgaccaaacccggatccgggattctatttatagacctaagctcattaccataacgcaacgttaactattcatgaaaatcgcaaatgaaatgaaataaatatgctagctctcaagcttagccttttgttaacaacactgtcatctcagattttcaaaatatgcttttcaaccataggaaaacaatcatttgtgtaacagtagctagctagcgtagcatttagcgttagcattagcgttagcattagcgttagcatttagcaggcaactatcacaaaaacaagtaaagccttcaaataaaataacttacctttgaagaacttctgatgttttcaatgaggagactctcagttagatagcagatgctccgtttttccaaaaagattctttgtgtattagaaatagctccgttttgtacatcacatttggctaccaaaaaaaaaaaaaaaaaaaaaaaaaaaaacgaaaattcagccctcaaaacgcgaacttttttccaaattaactccataatatcgactgaaacatggcaaacgtggtttagaatcaatcctcaaggtgtttttccacatatctcttcaatgatatatccttcgtggaagcctggtttctccttgctctcaaatggaaaaataattgcacctggctttacgctccaatttcgacgcagggacaccaggcggacacttggaaaatgtagtctcttatggtcaatcttccaatgatatgcctacaaatacgtcacaatgctgctaacactttgggggaacgacagaaagtgtaggctcattccttgcgcaatcacagccatataaggagacaatggaaaacagagcttcagaaattctgatcatttcctggttgatgcatcatcttggtttcgcctgtagaatgagttctggggcacttacagacaatatctttgcagattctgaaacttcagagtgttttctttcaaaaactgtcaagaatatgcatagtcgagcatcttttcgtgacaaaatatcgcgcttaaaacgggaacgttttttatccaaaaatgaaatagcgcccctagagatcaaagaggttaactgatttttgactaccttgggtaggtggagggagtctggaagggcatctaggaatctttgggttgtctgagaatttatagcacgacttttgatgatccttcgttggggtctgagcagattatttattGCAATGTAATAAAATAGTGGtccaatagtccaggattataagacaaaacattaagatccacaacatttattccatggtccagagtatgactgtggcattGAGTTGGTCCGgcgacatgttggacaaaacccactgagttgatgatggctccgaaagccttttggagtgggtctgtggacttttccatgtgaatattaaagtcaccaaaaaaattgaatattatctgccatgactacaaggtccgattgAAGAACTccatgaggaacgctgtatatggcccaggaggcccttaaacagtatctataaaaagtgattgagtaggctgcatagatttcatgactagaaccTCAAGAGACagtcttttttttaatttttgtttttaaatttttttttattgaaatttgctatcgtaaatgttaacACCTCTGCCTCCGCTTGTCTCTTatgctctattccagctcctgtATCTTACTCTAGTATACTCTCTACTAATCATTTATGGTAAATCTTTTCTAAGAACAGAAAGTAAATCTGTGCGCTGGTAAAATGCTCTGTCTAATAGGACAACCTTTTTATACCCCAAACTGGGTCTTGTTAGGAAGATGCCCTCTTCTTAGCCATGTGGGACTGTCCAACAAACAGTGATGATGAATTGTGTCAAAAACATTCAGAGGAAGCCATAATTTCACTTTATTAAAACTAAACTAAAATTCTCATTCCATCTCGCTATTggtccatctctacctctctcaagGTATGAATACCACTGGGCGGATGGCACCAACATCAAAAAACCTATCAAGTGCTCTGCTCCCAAGTACATAGACTACCTGATGACCTGGGTGCAGGATCAGCTGGATGATGAGACACTCTTCCCCTCCAAGATAGGTTAGTTAAATTCGCTTTGTATAAATTCGAAACCTTCATAAATTTAGCCTAGACCTTTTGGCTTTTAGATAATAGAACTCCCGCTCTGTCTCCCTTAGGAGTGCCCTTTCCCAAGAACTTTATGTCCGTGGCCAAGACTATTCTGAAGCGCCTGTTCAGAGTCTATGCCCACATCTACCACCAGCATTTTGACTCTGTGATGCAACTGCAGGAGGAGGCTCACCTCAACACCTCCTTCAAACACTTCATCTTCTTTGTCCAGGTGCCACTGCTAATACATTCCAAATATCAAATGATCTCTTTATTGCTGTTTAGAAATGATTGTCATGATTCTATCAGAGGAGTCTTGTCATAAATCATGCCTCCATGAATGTAGTAAATAGTATTCTATTCCAATTGATGTATTGTGCAATTATAATTTATGGTTAACATGCATACTTGTTACTTACTATCCTGTGTAAATATAGTATAGCAGGTAAAAAGTTATGTTTGATTACAAATGGCTTGTGTGGTATTTTACTGTGTGTAGGAGTTCAACCTCATTGATCGTCGTGAGCTGGCCCCTCTGCAGGACCTCATTGAGAAACTGGGCTCCAAGGACAGATAAACAcctccgtctctcgctctctaacccccccccccctctttctgtaACTTCTTCACTTGgccttttctttctccctccattcATTTACCTGTATGTTTTCTGTTCTAGTTTTTTGCTCTCCCCCTCTAGTTGTCTGTTGACATTGTTTCAGAGCTTGTTTTGTTAAAGCTCACTTTAGTCTTTAAGGTAAGATACCAGGGTGTAGtatattaaatgtattttttgggggtCGTTTTGTTAAACAAATTCTATAATTGGGACCTACTGACCTGAACTGTGGACCAATATAATTTAGGAGTTTAAATGGAAACCAACATTTCTTTCCTATAGGATTTACaagcacataaaaaaaaaaaaaacattttaactaTCATGTTTTTAGTCAATGTACTTAAATACTGTTTTTTGGATCTTGTATCTGGAACAGTTTttgtattttagatttttttccacTTAAGATGAACGAAGTTGCAAAAGTCAGGGGATATTGATCAATAAATATGTGCAGTGTCACTTGATATACTTGTGAAATAGATAATCTTCCATAGTTCATAAACAATCAGTGATCATATTTTTATGCTTGACTTAACTGCTTAGTTGTTATAAGGTATTTTAAGAGAACGCATTCAAGTATCAGAGGATGACATTTTGAAAACAAATGAAATGTAGTATAATGTGAATATTTTGATCTTTCTCATTTCACTCAAATAGCACAAAATGTGCCTCAGTTATGTTTTTACTATGTCAAATTCCTTGGATGTCTTTGTCCTTATGCTGGTACTTAATTGTAATATCAAGTCAATTcttgttttattgtttattaaaCATACCTTTACTCAAGCATGCAAAATGCAATAATAGCAATAGTGCTCGCACCAATACATTACAAGGTTGAGTGTGTGATAGGTCATTTTTTGTATgtgatatattttttgttttttgtctTATCTGAGTGTGTGACATGTTAACTCACCCTAGTCCTTATGTGTTCAATCCAGGCACAGTGCTAAAGCAGTAGGGCTGTTGGTTGTGCCACCTTGACGCAAATTAAATTGATCCTAATCCATCCAAATTCCTTGCCACAAATGGAATGTTATTTATAAAGAAAAAATCTATTAGTATTTACCCTCTTCCTGATATGGACTGAGTATAAAGGTCTAGGTGCGACTCCATTTGATACCTTAGACATGCTCCGAAACTTTCGTgacttaagtattttttttaaatcctcctGCTGTGGGCTGGATGTGttaatgtgtagttcatacatgcataatcgaTGAGCAGAActactgtcttacctcaattagccacgaaatcccAAGTTTAAAACAGACTTTTATGGAATCAGTGCTGTGCCATTTTCCCCCAAGTGGGCCAGTCCCGTAGCAATTTGAGTTCAACCAATGAGCTCCAGCCCCTTGCCatatgagtgacagctagcaagaggcaCATCATGCACATACAGCAAAGTGAGAGAGGTCAATGACATGttgcacatatctgcacatattTGATGTAGTATGTCATTTTTGAGAACCACTTGGCTCATtagtgctactttcagaactactggcaaaAATTATAGAAAAGTACAGGAGAATCTTTAATACAATGTAAATATGTTTTTTACACAGCTTATCTCTTTTGGCCCCTTGGTTGGAAAATACATCAGTGTAAAAAATATGGTCTACTAGTCAATACATGGTTTTAAGCAATTGTAAGATTGGTGTTTCTTTTACAAATCTCCAGCGTGTTTGTAACAAGTTTTCCTGATATGTGCTTATGTTTGATCTGTCTGGATAAAGTCACCTGATATACCGCCAGTATGTGTGCTTATATTTGATTATGTTCAACATTGATTTTCAATGTGCTGTTACATTCCCCATAGGCAATGATGTTGGGAATAAGACAATACACACCATATGTTTCTGGAATAAGTCAAGtgtagtttttttgggggggctacttttttaaaaaaaaaatttttacaCATTAACTTAATTTTTGAGTTTCTTTTTTTCTCCCAGATATCCAATGAAAACAGTTTGGCATGCCATAGATTTGGAGTTACATTTTATCATATTTTTCATATTGCTGTTGAACAATTCCTTTAACTTTGGTTAAAGGAATTTTAAAAAGTGTaactttaatatatatatattggaggtAATTTGTGGGCAATGTGATTGTTACAATGCTCAATGTGAGTCCAATACTCTgctgtaaataggataatttacAGAACATTTATCTGAACAAAACTGTGCCTTTTTAAAATGTCTGAAATTACATTATTCATAGCAGAATAGCTTAATTAACATTAAATGAATTTGTGGAGATTCTGTTTGTATTGAAATTATTTTAAATGGTTGAGTTTTTTTAAAGACTAAATGATACCTTTGCTTGATAATAACCCATCTTGACCATTCACTGCTTCCACTCTCCCTCTGCCTGGCATAAGGTCACATCTACTACTTTTAACAACCACTCCCATCAATATGTCCTAGGCTGTTGGTTATCAAAATCAACATTGTCAATTAAATGTCCGAAGACAACATTCACAAATACTATTCATTTTGACGAAGTGTTTGTTGACCGTTTTGGGTGGTGGTCTCATTGGTCAACAGTATTTCGATTAGCGAATCAGATACTAGATACTTGTGCGTCACTTGGTAGCTGCTTTCAGGAAACGCTTGCTAACATGATTTGCATTAACTATATTGGAAATCAGAAAGCTAGCTAGGGTGAAACTAAAACAAAGTAAGCAGCATAAGGGCTTTCTTGTCTCTCGAAGTTTATTCTGACATTAGCTATTGAAAACAGCGATTTAAAGCCTCATCTTTAGCTAGCTACTAGCCAACTAACGCCTAGCTACCAGCGAAGTAAACAAGGGACCAAGTCACAGCAGCAGGAGGTATGTAACTTTCTCATTCATATATAAGGGTATATGTGGCTAAATCGAAGCTATCAGCATTGAACTGATACGATAGCTAACTACGTTGCATATTTGCTTGGTCATTGTCAACCAAATGACGGTACAAAATGGCAACGTTTTCGAGCTAGCCT from Oncorhynchus clarkii lewisi isolate Uvic-CL-2024 chromosome 30, UVic_Ocla_1.0, whole genome shotgun sequence includes the following:
- the LOC139390126 gene encoding MOB kinase activator 1A, with amino-acid sequence MSFLFGSRSSKTFKPKKNIPEGSHQYELLKHAEATLGSGNLRQAVMLPEGEDLNEWIAVNTVDFFNQINMLYGTITEFCTETSCSVMSAGPRYEYHWADGTNIKKPIKCSAPKYIDYLMTWVQDQLDDETLFPSKIGVPFPKNFMSVAKTILKRLFRVYAHIYHQHFDSVMQLQEEAHLNTSFKHFIFFVQEFNLIDRRELAPLQDLIEKLGSKDR